One genomic region from Mesorhizobium terrae encodes:
- a CDS encoding M16 family metallopeptidase: MPTFAEQAPVPTSPVSEFTLGNGMQVVVVPDHRSPIVTHMVWYKVGSADEPPGKSGIAHFFEHLMFKATGNHAAGELDKAVADIGGNDNAFTSYDYTAFHETVPPQALSQMMAFEAARMRNLVLSDEVVATERDVVLEERRMRIDNDPQAQLDEAVLATLFMNQPYRIPVIGWMQEMQQLNRVDAKAFYDRYYAPNNAVLIVAGDVEAEAVRKLAEESFGKIPRGPDLPPRIRPKEPQKTTRRTVTLSDARVSVPSFSMQWVVPSYNTAKPGEAEAIDLLGEILGGGTRSRLYQELIVKKGIAASVNAGFQGRALDDSVFAVYATPRGEAKLADVEAAVGAEIERIARDGISAEELDRAKARYVRSMIFARDRQDSMANIYGSTLTTGGTVTDINEWPDRVRKVTAEEVKAAAARYLVLDRVVTGYLLPKTQAEN, translated from the coding sequence ATGCCGACGTTTGCCGAACAGGCACCTGTGCCGACGTCCCCGGTTTCCGAGTTCACGCTTGGCAATGGCATGCAGGTCGTGGTCGTTCCCGACCACCGCTCGCCGATCGTCACCCATATGGTCTGGTACAAGGTCGGCAGCGCCGATGAGCCGCCCGGCAAATCCGGCATCGCCCATTTCTTCGAACACCTGATGTTCAAGGCGACCGGCAATCATGCCGCCGGCGAACTCGACAAGGCGGTGGCCGATATCGGCGGCAACGACAACGCCTTCACCTCCTACGACTATACAGCTTTCCACGAGACCGTGCCGCCGCAGGCGCTCAGTCAGATGATGGCCTTCGAGGCCGCCCGCATGCGCAATCTGGTGCTGAGCGACGAGGTCGTCGCCACCGAGCGCGACGTGGTGCTGGAAGAGCGCCGCATGCGCATCGACAACGACCCGCAGGCCCAGCTTGACGAAGCCGTGCTGGCCACCCTGTTCATGAACCAGCCTTACCGTATCCCGGTCATTGGCTGGATGCAGGAGATGCAGCAGCTCAACCGCGTAGATGCCAAGGCCTTCTACGACCGCTATTACGCGCCCAACAACGCCGTCCTGATCGTCGCCGGCGACGTCGAGGCCGAGGCGGTGCGCAAGCTGGCCGAGGAGAGTTTCGGCAAGATCCCGCGCGGTCCCGATCTGCCGCCGCGCATTCGCCCGAAGGAACCGCAGAAAACCACGCGGCGAACGGTGACGTTGAGCGACGCCCGCGTCAGCGTGCCGAGCTTCTCCATGCAGTGGGTGGTGCCGTCCTACAACACCGCCAAGCCCGGCGAGGCGGAGGCGATCGACCTGCTTGGCGAGATTCTCGGCGGCGGCACGCGCAGCCGGCTCTATCAGGAGCTGATCGTCAAGAAGGGCATCGCCGCCAGCGTCAATGCCGGCTTCCAGGGCCGGGCGCTCGACGATTCGGTCTTCGCCGTCTACGCCACGCCGCGCGGCGAGGCCAAGCTCGCCGACGTCGAAGCCGCTGTCGGCGCCGAGATCGAGCGGATCGCCCGCGATGGCATCAGCGCTGAGGAACTGGACCGGGCAAAAGCGCGGTATGTGCGCTCGATGATCTTCGCGCGCGATCGTCAGGATTCGATGGCCAACATCTACGGCAGCACGCTGACCACCGGCGGCACGGTTACCGACATCAACGAATGGCCGGACCGCGTCCGCAAGGTCACCGCCGAGGAAGTGAAGGCAGCCGCGGCGCGCTATCTCGTGCTCGACCGGGTGGTGACGGGTTATCTGTTGCCGAAGACGCAGGCGGAGAACTGA
- the rsmD gene encoding 16S rRNA (guanine(966)-N(2))-methyltransferase RsmD, which translates to MRIVGGEFRGRPLATPRDHSIRPTTDRTREAVFNVLAHRFPDRLEGVRVLDLFAGTGALGLEALSRGASYAVFIEESAEGRGLIRSNVEAYGLTGRTKIFRRDATQLGEAGTIAPFTLLFADPPYGKGLGERALQSARAGGWLAPGALCVVEETASVPFQPGPGFSVVDERNYGETVIRFIETA; encoded by the coding sequence ATGCGGATCGTCGGGGGCGAATTTCGCGGCAGGCCGTTGGCCACGCCGCGCGATCACTCCATCCGCCCGACCACCGACCGCACGCGCGAGGCCGTCTTCAACGTGCTCGCGCATCGTTTTCCCGACAGGCTGGAAGGCGTGCGCGTGCTCGACCTCTTCGCCGGCACCGGCGCGCTCGGCCTGGAAGCGCTGTCGCGCGGCGCCTCCTACGCCGTCTTCATCGAGGAATCGGCCGAGGGACGCGGCCTGATCCGCTCCAATGTCGAAGCCTACGGCCTCACCGGCCGCACCAAGATATTCCGCCGTGACGCCACCCAGCTTGGCGAGGCCGGCACGATCGCGCCATTTACCCTGCTGTTTGCCGATCCGCCCTATGGCAAGGGCCTTGGCGAGCGGGCGCTTCAGTCGGCGCGGGCCGGCGGCTGGCTGGCGCCCGGCGCGCTCTGCGTGGTCGAGGAGACCGCCTCCGTCCCGTTCCAGCCAGGACCGGGTTTTTCGGTCGTCGATGAGCGCAACTATGGCGAAACCGTCATCCGTTTCATCGAGACGGCCTGA
- a CDS encoding pseudouridine synthase, with product MDDRDNKPPRSRGPKTGGPRGRDAGAGKGGKPGFGKKPFAKRFDGDKPAGDRPRGDFKPGGGKPWQKREDGGKRPYEKSARGEGKPFVKRDGPRKPYTPRQDSAADGERPRRDFGDRPRTPRPEGEFRQERKPYEKREGGGSFGKRPYEKGARTEGKPFVKRDGPRKPYTPREDRAADGERPKRDFGGDRPRGPRPEGGFRPDRKPYEKRDDAGSQRPGRYERGERSERRFDSGERRFERPKREFDGERKPFRPREDGERKPFQKREGGAPKHFGDKGPRREGGFRPQASEEAMETGERIAKRLARAGIASRRDAEELIAAGRVKVNGKVLPSPAFNVLPTDVIHLDDTEIPAIERTRLFLFHKPAGLVTTNRDPEGRKTVFDVLPAELPRLMTVGRLDINTEGLLLLTNDGGLSRVLELPATGWLRRYRVRVHGKVEEQALADLRDGIAVDGIFYGAIEASLERTQGSNAWLVIGLREGKNREVKNILGALGLEVTRLIRISYGPFQLGELPEGHVLEIKGRTLREQLGETLIEESGANFEADIATPFSNKPVRRTEPRVEDRPRLPPQREGDHRPIGEGGLIKARKRREGSRDEALGKLSTRPERGGFSKPGGSGKPGGFGKPGGFGERGPRKGEREQRPIEPPGQRRANVWMAPGARPQGAKIERPERSGTGGDRPRGRPSEGKGGAPRGKGPGKGPRQR from the coding sequence ATGGACGACAGAGACAACAAGCCGCCGCGTTCGCGTGGCCCCAAAACGGGCGGACCGCGCGGCCGCGATGCCGGCGCTGGCAAGGGTGGCAAGCCCGGCTTCGGTAAGAAGCCGTTCGCCAAGCGTTTCGACGGCGACAAGCCGGCCGGCGACCGGCCCCGCGGCGATTTCAAGCCCGGCGGCGGCAAGCCCTGGCAGAAGCGCGAGGATGGCGGCAAGCGGCCTTATGAAAAGAGCGCGCGCGGCGAGGGCAAGCCCTTCGTCAAGCGCGACGGACCGCGCAAGCCCTATACGCCGCGCCAGGATAGTGCTGCCGACGGCGAGCGGCCGAGACGCGACTTCGGCGATCGTCCCCGCACACCCCGCCCGGAAGGCGAATTCCGGCAGGAGCGCAAGCCTTACGAGAAGCGGGAAGGCGGCGGCTCCTTCGGCAAGCGGCCCTACGAAAAGGGTGCACGCACCGAAGGCAAGCCCTTCGTCAAGCGCGACGGGCCGCGCAAGCCCTATACGCCGCGCGAGGATCGCGCAGCCGACGGCGAGCGGCCGAAGCGCGATTTTGGCGGCGACCGTCCGCGCGGCCCGCGGCCCGAAGGCGGCTTCCGCCCGGACCGCAAACCTTATGAGAAGCGGGACGACGCGGGCAGCCAGCGCCCCGGCCGCTACGAGCGCGGCGAACGCAGCGAACGGCGCTTCGACAGCGGTGAACGTCGTTTCGAGCGCCCGAAGCGCGAATTCGATGGCGAACGCAAGCCGTTCCGTCCGCGCGAGGATGGCGAACGCAAGCCGTTCCAGAAACGCGAGGGCGGCGCGCCGAAGCACTTTGGCGACAAAGGCCCGCGCCGCGAGGGCGGTTTCCGCCCGCAGGCTTCGGAAGAAGCCATGGAGACAGGCGAGCGTATCGCCAAGCGCCTGGCCCGTGCCGGCATCGCCTCTCGTCGTGACGCCGAGGAGCTGATCGCCGCTGGCCGCGTCAAGGTCAATGGCAAGGTGCTTCCATCGCCAGCCTTCAACGTCTTGCCAACCGACGTCATCCATCTCGACGACACCGAGATCCCGGCGATCGAACGGACACGCCTGTTCCTGTTCCACAAGCCGGCCGGCCTGGTGACCACCAACCGCGACCCCGAAGGCCGCAAGACGGTGTTCGACGTGCTGCCGGCCGAACTGCCGCGGCTGATGACGGTCGGACGGCTGGACATCAACACCGAAGGCCTGTTGCTGCTCACCAATGATGGCGGGCTGTCGCGCGTGCTGGAACTGCCGGCCACCGGCTGGTTGCGGCGTTATCGCGTCCGCGTCCATGGCAAGGTCGAGGAGCAGGCCCTGGCCGACCTCAGGGACGGCATCGCCGTCGACGGCATCTTCTACGGTGCCATCGAGGCATCGCTGGAACGCACACAGGGCAGCAATGCTTGGCTGGTCATCGGCCTGCGCGAAGGCAAGAACCGCGAGGTGAAGAACATCCTCGGCGCGCTTGGGCTCGAAGTGACGCGGCTGATCCGCATCTCCTACGGTCCGTTCCAGCTCGGCGAATTGCCGGAAGGCCATGTTCTGGAGATCAAGGGCCGCACGCTGCGCGAGCAGCTCGGCGAAACGCTGATCGAGGAATCGGGCGCCAATTTCGAGGCTGACATCGCCACTCCATTCTCCAACAAGCCGGTGCGGCGCACCGAGCCGCGCGTGGAAGATAGGCCGCGTCTGCCGCCCCAGCGCGAGGGTGATCATCGCCCGATCGGCGAGGGTGGCCTGATCAAGGCGCGCAAGCGGCGCGAGGGCAGCCGCGACGAGGCGCTCGGCAAGCTTTCGACCCGGCCGGAGCGCGGCGGGTTCAGCAAGCCTGGCGGTTCCGGCAAACCAGGTGGCTTTGGCAAACCAGGCGGCTTTGGCGAACGCGGTCCCCGCAAGGGCGAGCGCGAACAGCGGCCGATCGAGCCGCCGGGTCAGCGCCGGGCCAATGTCTGGATGGCGCCGGGCGCGCGGCCGCAGGGCGCCAAGATCGAGCGGCCGGAACGTTCCGGCACCGGTGGCGATCGCCCGCGCGGCCGTCCTAGCGAAGGCAAGGGCGGCGCGCCGCGCGGCAAGGGACCGGGCAAAGGCCCGAGGCAGCGCTGA
- a CDS encoding nucleoside deaminase — translation MKRPDFMAAALKEAEAAAARGEVPVGAVIVRGAEIVASAGNRTRELNDPTAHAEMLAIREACGKLGSERLTGHDLYVTLEPCAMCAGAISFARLRRLYFGAADEKGGAVVNGARFFATPTCHHAPDIYAGIAETEAAAILKDFFKDRR, via the coding sequence TTGAAACGACCGGATTTCATGGCCGCCGCGCTCAAGGAGGCGGAAGCTGCCGCGGCGCGCGGCGAAGTGCCGGTCGGCGCGGTGATCGTGCGCGGCGCCGAAATCGTCGCCTCGGCCGGCAACCGCACGCGCGAATTGAACGACCCGACGGCCCATGCCGAAATGCTGGCGATCCGCGAGGCCTGCGGCAAACTGGGCAGCGAACGGCTGACCGGGCACGACCTCTATGTGACGCTGGAACCGTGCGCGATGTGCGCGGGTGCGATTTCCTTCGCCCGGCTGCGGCGCCTCTATTTCGGGGCGGCCGACGAAAAGGGCGGCGCGGTCGTCAACGGGGCACGCTTCTTCGCCACCCCGACCTGCCACCATGCGCCGGATATCTATGCCGGCATCGCGGAGACCGAGGCCGCCGCCATTCTCAAGGATTTTTTCAAGGATCGCCGCTGA
- the ileS gene encoding isoleucine--tRNA ligase, translating to MNDKAETLDYSKTLYLPQTEFPMRAGLPEKEPALVKRWQDMDLYKRLRETAAGRPKYVLHDGPPYANGNIHIGHALNKILKDIIVRSFQMRGFDSNYVPGWDCHGLPIEWKIEEENYRSKGKSKPDLSQPAAMVAFRQECRAYAEKWIKVQGDEFQRLGVVGDFDNPYTTMAYHAEARIAGELLKFAATDQLYRGSKPVMWSVVERTALAEAEIEYQDYESDAIWVKFPVNDATSAFAGSHVVIWTTTPWTIPGNRAVAYSPRVAYGLYEITAAENDFGPQPGEKLIFADALAEESSAKAKVVMKRLRDISAEQLAGLTLSHPLHGLGGGYEFPVPLVAGDHVTDDAGTGFVHTAPSHGREDFEAWVDAAPELRKRGIDTAIPFPVDDAGFYTKDAPGFGPDREGGAARVIDDNGKKGDANKAVIEALIAVNALFARGRLKHQYPHSWRSKKPIIFRNTPQWFVYMDKELADGTTLRGRALNAIDATRFVPAAGQTRLRSMIEERPDWVLSRQRAWGVPIAVFADEDGNVLKDDAVNARILEAFEKEGADAWFAEGARERFLGAKANEPWKQVTDILDVWFDSGSTHTFTLEDRPDLKWPADVYLEGSDQHRGWFHSSLLESCGTRGRAPYDTVVTHGFTMDEEGRKMSKSLGNTVVPQDVIKQSGADILRLWVATTDYWEDQRLGKTILQTNIDAYRKLRNTIRWMLGTLAHDDGAEVALAEMPELERLMLHRLAELDEVVRSGFDAFEFKRITRNLLDFMVVELSAFYFDIRKDALYCDAPSSVKRKASVKVVRHLFDCLVKWLAPLLPFTTEEAWLDRNPKAESLHLEQMPAVPAEWRDDALAEKWRKIRQVRSVVTGALELERAKKTIGSSLEAVPVVYMTNAVLEEAFDGVDLAEISITSDLVISHAAAPADAFALREVPGVAVVVGKAEDRGLVKCARSWRYTADVGSDAAFPGVSARDAAALHELKALGRL from the coding sequence ATGAACGACAAAGCTGAAACCCTCGACTATTCCAAGACCCTTTATTTGCCGCAGACGGAATTCCCGATGCGCGCCGGCCTGCCGGAAAAGGAACCGGCGCTGGTCAAGCGCTGGCAGGACATGGACCTCTACAAGCGCCTGCGCGAAACCGCCGCCGGGCGTCCAAAATACGTGCTGCATGACGGCCCGCCCTACGCCAACGGCAACATCCATATCGGCCATGCGCTGAACAAGATCCTCAAGGACATCATCGTCCGTTCCTTCCAGATGCGTGGTTTCGACTCGAACTATGTGCCCGGTTGGGATTGCCACGGCCTGCCGATCGAGTGGAAGATCGAGGAAGAGAATTATCGCTCCAAGGGCAAGTCGAAGCCCGACCTTTCGCAGCCGGCCGCCATGGTGGCGTTCCGCCAGGAATGCCGCGCCTATGCCGAAAAGTGGATCAAGGTGCAGGGCGACGAGTTCCAGCGCCTCGGCGTCGTCGGCGATTTCGACAACCCCTACACCACCATGGCCTATCACGCGGAAGCGCGCATCGCCGGCGAACTGCTGAAATTCGCGGCGACCGACCAGCTTTACCGTGGCTCCAAGCCGGTGATGTGGTCGGTGGTCGAGCGCACCGCGCTGGCCGAAGCCGAGATCGAGTATCAGGACTACGAAAGCGACGCGATCTGGGTGAAGTTCCCGGTGAACGACGCGACCAGCGCGTTTGCTGGCAGCCATGTGGTCATCTGGACGACCACGCCCTGGACGATCCCCGGCAACCGCGCCGTCGCTTATTCGCCACGCGTCGCCTACGGGCTGTACGAGATAACCGCAGCTGAGAACGACTTCGGCCCGCAGCCGGGCGAGAAGCTGATCTTTGCCGACGCGCTTGCGGAAGAATCGTCCGCAAAGGCGAAGGTTGTTATGAAGCGCCTCCGCGATATCTCGGCGGAGCAGCTTGCCGGCCTGACGCTTTCGCACCCGCTGCATGGCCTCGGCGGTGGCTATGAATTCCCCGTTCCGCTTGTCGCCGGCGACCATGTCACCGACGATGCCGGCACCGGTTTCGTGCACACCGCGCCCAGCCACGGCCGCGAGGACTTCGAGGCCTGGGTGGATGCCGCGCCGGAACTGCGCAAGCGTGGCATCGACACGGCGATCCCGTTCCCGGTCGACGATGCCGGCTTCTATACCAAGGACGCGCCGGGCTTCGGGCCGGACCGCGAGGGCGGCGCCGCGCGCGTCATCGACGACAACGGCAAGAAGGGCGACGCCAACAAGGCCGTCATCGAGGCGCTGATCGCCGTCAACGCGCTGTTCGCGCGCGGCCGGCTGAAGCACCAGTATCCGCATTCGTGGCGTTCGAAGAAGCCGATCATCTTCCGCAACACGCCGCAGTGGTTCGTCTATATGGACAAGGAACTGGCCGACGGCACCACGCTGCGCGGCCGCGCGCTGAATGCCATCGACGCCACGCGTTTCGTGCCGGCCGCCGGCCAGACGCGCCTGCGCTCGATGATCGAGGAGCGCCCCGACTGGGTGCTGTCGCGCCAGCGCGCCTGGGGCGTGCCGATCGCCGTCTTCGCCGACGAGGACGGCAATGTGCTGAAGGACGATGCGGTCAACGCCCGCATCCTTGAGGCTTTCGAGAAGGAAGGGGCGGACGCTTGGTTCGCCGAGGGCGCGCGCGAGCGCTTCCTGGGTGCTAAGGCCAACGAACCGTGGAAGCAGGTCACCGACATTCTCGATGTCTGGTTCGATTCCGGCTCCACCCACACCTTTACGCTCGAAGACCGTCCCGACCTCAAATGGCCGGCCGACGTCTATCTGGAAGGTTCGGACCAGCACCGCGGCTGGTTCCACTCCTCGCTTTTGGAAAGCTGCGGCACCAGGGGCAGGGCGCCTTACGACACCGTCGTCACCCATGGTTTCACCATGGACGAGGAAGGCCGCAAGATGTCGAAGTCGCTCGGCAACACGGTGGTGCCGCAGGACGTCATCAAGCAGTCGGGCGCCGATATCCTGCGGCTCTGGGTGGCGACGACCGACTATTGGGAAGACCAGCGGCTCGGCAAAACCATCCTGCAGACCAACATCGACGCCTATCGCAAGCTGCGCAACACCATCCGCTGGATGCTGGGCACGCTGGCGCATGACGACGGCGCCGAAGTGGCGCTTGCCGAAATGCCCGAGCTGGAGCGGCTGATGCTGCACCGGCTGGCGGAACTGGACGAGGTGGTGCGTTCCGGCTTCGATGCCTTCGAGTTCAAGCGCATCACGCGAAACTTGCTCGATTTCATGGTCGTCGAATTGTCGGCCTTCTATTTCGACATCCGTAAGGACGCGCTCTATTGCGACGCGCCGTCGAGCGTGAAGCGCAAGGCCTCGGTCAAGGTGGTGCGCCATCTGTTCGACTGCCTGGTGAAATGGCTGGCGCCGCTTCTGCCCTTCACCACGGAAGAGGCGTGGCTGGATCGTAACCCGAAGGCCGAATCGCTGCATCTGGAACAGATGCCGGCGGTGCCCGCCGAATGGCGCGACGATGCGCTGGCCGAAAAATGGCGCAAGATCCGCCAGGTGCGCAGCGTCGTCACCGGTGCGCTGGAACTGGAGCGCGCCAAGAAGACCATCGGCTCTTCCCTCGAGGCGGTGCCGGTCGTCTACATGACCAATGCCGTGCTTGAGGAGGCCTTCGACGGCGTTGATCTGGCCGAGATCAGCATCACCTCCGATCTCGTTATCTCGCACGCTGCCGCCCCCGCCGACGCCTTTGCGTTGCGCGAGGTTCCGGGCGTTGCCGTGGTCGTCGGCAAGGCCGAGGACCGTGGTCTGGTCAAGTGCGCGCGCTCCTGGCGCTACACCGCCGATGTCGGCTCGGACGCCGCTTTCCCGGGCGTTTCGGCGCGCGATGCGGCCGCTCTTCACGAGCTGAAAGCACTCGGCCGGCTCTGA
- a CDS encoding MipA/OmpV family protein, whose amino-acid sequence MSPARFLPAALAALVVAAPSGARAGDGFFDWIHGDWYLEVGVTGLVAPNFEGGKKYLLGAEPIISLGKAGNDTRFSSRNDNISLGLYDTGNFRAGLNGKLLLRRSSDTQGLEGLDPVPWGGELGGFAEFYPVDWVRVRGEVRQGVRAHHGVVADFAADAFYDVTPEVRISGGPRMSLASSRYFDAYYGVNAAEAATTGLAEYHPGGGVKSVGVGGAVTWKVSDPITASLFGEYSRLTGPAASSSLVKQNGSKDQFTIGISTSYRFDFKM is encoded by the coding sequence ATGAGTCCTGCAAGGTTCCTCCCGGCGGCACTGGCTGCTCTTGTCGTTGCTGCCCCGTCCGGCGCCCGCGCCGGGGACGGCTTTTTCGACTGGATTCACGGCGACTGGTATCTGGAGGTCGGCGTCACCGGCCTGGTCGCGCCGAATTTCGAAGGCGGCAAGAAATACCTGCTCGGCGCCGAGCCGATCATTTCGCTGGGCAAGGCTGGCAACGACACCCGCTTTTCCTCGCGCAACGACAATATCTCGCTGGGCCTCTACGACACCGGCAATTTCCGCGCCGGCCTGAACGGCAAGCTGCTGTTGCGCCGCAGCAGCGACACGCAGGGCCTGGAAGGGCTGGACCCGGTGCCATGGGGTGGCGAGCTCGGCGGTTTCGCCGAATTCTATCCCGTGGACTGGGTGCGCGTGCGCGGCGAGGTGCGCCAGGGCGTCCGCGCCCATCACGGTGTCGTCGCCGATTTCGCGGCCGACGCCTTCTATGACGTCACGCCGGAAGTCCGCATCTCCGGCGGTCCACGCATGTCGCTGGCCTCGTCGCGCTATTTCGACGCCTATTACGGCGTCAACGCCGCCGAAGCGGCGACCACCGGCCTTGCCGAATATCATCCGGGCGGCGGCGTCAAATCGGTGGGTGTCGGCGGCGCCGTCACGTGGAAAGTCAGCGACCCGATCACCGCGAGCCTGTTCGGCGAATACAGCCGTCTGACCGGTCCGGCTGCTTCGTCCAGCCTGGTCAAGCAGAACGGTTCGAAGGACCAGTTCACCATCGGCATCTCGACCAGCTACCGCTTCGATTTCAAGATGTAG
- a CDS encoding HdeD family acid-resistance protein — protein MTLPTDELKNVIGQARSKWGWFVALGVLMLILGGIAFGNLFIATVVSVYFVGWLMLIAGAIEIVHAFGVKTWGRFFYWLLNGLLYAVAGFFAFYNPLLASAVLTLLLAIALVASGLIRTTVGFQHRAEKGSGWIIAAGIITVLAGLIIALRWPVNSLWVLGLFLAIDLIFQGWTYIAFGLGLRASAPADAKK, from the coding sequence ATGACCCTGCCAACGGACGAATTGAAGAATGTAATCGGGCAAGCCCGTTCCAAATGGGGATGGTTCGTTGCCCTTGGCGTTTTGATGTTGATCCTGGGCGGCATCGCCTTCGGCAATCTGTTCATCGCCACGGTCGTGTCGGTCTATTTCGTCGGATGGCTGATGCTGATCGCCGGCGCCATCGAGATCGTGCATGCCTTCGGCGTCAAGACCTGGGGACGGTTCTTCTACTGGCTGCTCAACGGCCTGCTTTATGCGGTGGCCGGCTTCTTCGCCTTCTACAATCCGCTGCTGGCCTCGGCGGTACTCACCCTGCTTTTGGCTATCGCGCTGGTGGCGTCGGGCCTGATCCGCACCACCGTCGGCTTCCAGCACCGCGCCGAAAAGGGTTCAGGCTGGATCATTGCCGCCGGCATCATCACCGTGCTGGCGGGCCTGATCATCGCGCTGCGCTGGCCGGTCAACAGCCTGTGGGTGCTCGGCCTGTTCCTGGCGATCGACCTGATCTTCCAGGGCTGGACCTACATCGCTTTCGGTCTGGGCTTGAGGGCCAGCGCGCCCGCGGACGCTAAAAAGTGA
- a CDS encoding bifunctional riboflavin kinase/FAD synthetase yields MDKPFERISGDTVLPSRLRGGVVAIGNFDGVHRGHQAVLQRALDEAHRRGVPALVLTFEPHPRTVFRPDVPLFVLTPPPVKARLLSYFGFDAVIEQEFTREFSERSAESFITDILEKNLGISCAVTGFDFHFGKDRQGGPAYLAEAGRRHGFGVAQVEAFCDEGTDVVSSSRIRALLTEGEPAEAAGLLGYRFTVESEIIGGQQLGRTLGFPTANMRLSPQTTLKEGIYAVRFRRQDGTLHDGVASFGRRPTVDDNGAPLLETFLFDFSDSLYGEVCEVSFFAYLRGEVKFEGLDPLVAQMKRDEAEARAVLAGVRPLSALDGKITF; encoded by the coding sequence ATGGACAAGCCGTTCGAACGCATTTCCGGCGACACGGTGCTGCCGTCCCGTCTGCGCGGCGGCGTGGTGGCGATCGGCAATTTCGACGGCGTACATCGCGGCCATCAGGCCGTGTTGCAGCGGGCATTGGACGAGGCGCATCGGCGCGGCGTCCCGGCGCTGGTGCTGACCTTCGAACCGCATCCCCGCACCGTTTTCAGGCCGGACGTGCCGCTGTTCGTGCTCACCCCGCCGCCGGTGAAGGCGAGGCTCCTGTCCTATTTCGGCTTCGACGCCGTTATCGAGCAGGAATTCACCCGCGAATTTTCCGAGCGGTCGGCGGAATCCTTCATCACCGATATCCTGGAAAAGAACCTCGGCATTTCCTGCGCGGTCACCGGTTTCGACTTCCATTTCGGCAAGGACCGCCAGGGCGGCCCGGCCTATCTGGCGGAAGCTGGCAGGCGCCACGGTTTTGGCGTCGCCCAGGTCGAGGCTTTTTGCGACGAGGGCACGGACGTCGTCTCCTCCAGCCGCATCAGGGCGCTGCTCACCGAGGGCGAGCCGGCCGAAGCGGCAGGCCTGTTGGGCTATCGTTTCACGGTCGAAAGCGAGATCATCGGCGGCCAGCAGCTCGGCCGCACGCTGGGTTTCCCCACCGCCAATATGAGGCTTTCGCCGCAAACCACGCTGAAGGAAGGCATTTACGCCGTCCGCTTCCGGCGCCAGGACGGCACCTTGCACGATGGCGTTGCCAGTTTCGGGCGGCGCCCGACGGTGGACGACAACGGTGCGCCGCTGCTCGAGACGTTTCTCTTCGACTTCTCCGACAGCCTTTACGGCGAGGTCTGCGAGGTATCGTTCTTCGCCTATCTGCGCGGCGAGGTGAAGTTCGAGGGGCTTGACCCGCTGGTCGCCCAGATGAAGCGCGACGAGGCGGAGGCGAGGGCGGTGCTGGCCGGCGTGCGGCCACTTTCCGCCCTCGACGGGAAGATCACTTTTTAG
- a CDS encoding TIGR01459 family HAD-type hydrolase encodes MTDLLETIDTLTAVSGRYDTLLCDVWGVVHNGETHFPAAAAALAQARKAGLAVVLITNSPRRNADVIAQLRVIGVPDDAFDRVVTSGDVTRDLIAEGPRKVFHLGPDRDVTIYDGLDVELVEEFEAQAVVCTGLFDDEAETPEDYAEMLARLRARNLPFICANPDIIVERGDRLIWCAGALARDYAQLGGRTLIAGKPHAPIYAAAMKAACEALGRDLTRNQALAIGDGMMTDVKGGADNGFDVLYISGGIHARDYGDPLRPDPARLAAFLEKHGYRPVAVMPRLK; translated from the coding sequence ATGACGGATCTGCTTGAAACGATCGATACGCTGACTGCCGTCTCCGGCCGCTATGACACGCTCTTGTGCGACGTCTGGGGCGTGGTCCACAATGGCGAGACGCATTTTCCGGCTGCGGCCGCAGCCCTTGCGCAGGCTCGCAAGGCCGGGCTGGCGGTGGTGCTCATCACCAATTCGCCGCGTCGAAACGCCGACGTGATCGCCCAGTTGCGGGTGATCGGCGTGCCCGACGACGCGTTCGACCGCGTGGTGACGTCCGGCGACGTGACGCGCGATCTGATCGCCGAAGGCCCGCGCAAGGTATTCCACCTCGGGCCGGACCGCGACGTCACCATCTATGACGGGCTCGATGTCGAACTGGTCGAGGAATTCGAGGCGCAGGCCGTGGTCTGCACTGGCCTGTTCGACGACGAGGCCGAAACGCCGGAAGACTATGCCGAGATGCTGGCGCGGCTGCGGGCGCGCAACCTGCCGTTCATCTGCGCCAATCCCGATATCATCGTCGAGCGCGGCGACAGGCTGATCTGGTGCGCCGGCGCGCTTGCCCGCGACTACGCCCAGCTCGGCGGCCGCACGCTGATCGCCGGCAAGCCGCATGCGCCGATCTATGCGGCGGCGATGAAGGCGGCTTGCGAGGCTCTCGGCCGTGACCTGACGCGCAACCAGGCGCTGGCCATCGGCGACGGCATGATGACCGACGTCAAGGGCGGCGCCGACAACGGCTTCGACGTGCTCTATATTTCCGGCGGCATTCATGCCCGCGACTATGGCGACCCGTTGCGGCCCGATCCGGCGCGGTTGGCGGCTTTCCTCGAAAAGCACGGCTACCGGCCCGTTGCCGTCATGCCGCGGCTGAAATAA